One part of the Sciurus carolinensis chromosome 6, mSciCar1.2, whole genome shotgun sequence genome encodes these proteins:
- the LOC124987362 gene encoding LOW QUALITY PROTEIN: ATP-binding cassette sub-family F member 1-like (The sequence of the model RefSeq protein was modified relative to this genomic sequence to represent the inferred CDS: inserted 1 base in 1 codon; substituted 3 bases at 3 genomic stop codons) yields the protein MPKGPKQQPPEPKXIGDGESTSPSDKVVKKGKKDKTKKTFFEELAVEDKQAGEEEKVLKEKEQQQQQQQLQKKKQDIRKGRRKKDVDDDGEEKELMKHLKKLSIPANDEEDEIPAPIPQGGKKTKGGDVFAALIQDQSEEEEEEEKHLPKPAKPEKNRINKAVSEEQQPGLKGKKGKEEKSKGKAKPQNKFAALDSEEEVEEDEMTKEKEPLKQGKEKAKKTEQGSEEGEEEEGESKADDPYAHLSKKEKKKLKKQMDYERQVASLKAANAAENDFSVSQAEVSSXQAMLENASDIKLEKFSISDHGKELFVNADLYIVVVRRYGLVGPNGKGKTTLLKHIANCALSIPPNIDVLLCEQEVVADETPAVQAVLRADTKRLKLQEEEXRLQGQLEQGDDTAAERLEKVYEELRATGAAAAEAKARQILAGLGFDPEMQNRPTQKFSGGWRMRVSLARALFMEPTLMMLDEPTNHLDLNAVIWLNNYLQGWRKTLLIVSHDQGFLDDVCTDIIHLDAQRLHYYRGNYMTFKKMYQQKQKELLKQYEKQEKKLKELKAGGKSTKQAEKQTKEALTRKQQKCRRXNQDEESQEAPELLKCPKEYTVRFTFPNPPPLSPPVLGLHGVTFAYEGQKPLFKNLDFGIDMDSRICIVGPNGVGKSTLFLLLTGKLTPTHGEMRKNHQLKIGFFNQQYAEQLHMEETPTEYLQRSFNLPYQDALKCLGRSGLESHAHTIQICRFSGGQKARVVFAELACREPDVLILDEPTNNLDIESIDALGEAINEYKGAMIVVSHDARLITETNCQLWVVEEQSVSQIDGDFEDYKQEVLEALGEVMVNRPGE from the exons ATGCCGAAGGGACCCAAGCAGCAGCCACCGGAGCCCAAGTGAATCGGGGATGGAGAGAGCACAAGTCCCTCAGACAAGGTggtgaagaaaggaaagaaggacaagACCAAAAAGACGTTCTTTGAGGAGCTAGCAGTAGAAGATAAACAGgctggggaagaagagaaagtgcTCAAGGAGAAagaacaacagcagcagcagcaacagctgCAAAAGAAGAAGCAAGACATTCGAAAAGGCCGGCGGAAGAAGGATGTGGATGATGATGGGGAGGAAAAAGAGCTCATGAAGCATCTTAAGAAGCTTTCTATACCTGCCAATGATGAAGAGGATGAGATACCAGCCCCAATACCCCAAGGAGGAAAGAAGACCAAGGGAGGTGATGTTTTTGCAGCCCTAATTCAGGATCAgagtgaagaagaggaagaggaagaaaaacatctTCCTAAGCCCGCTAAACCAGAGAAGAATCGGATCAATAAGGCTGTATCTGAGGAGCAACAACCTGGGCTCAAGGgcaaaaagggaaaggaggaaaagtcaAAAGGGAAGGCCAAGCCTCAAAATAAATTTGCTGCCCTGGATAGCGAAGAGGAAGTTGAAGAAGatgaaatgacaaaagaaaaggaGCCTCTCAAACAAGGAAAGGAGAAGGCCAAAAAGACAGAACAGggttcagaggaaggagaagaggaagaaggagagtcTAAAGCAGATGATCCCTATGCTCACCTTagcaaaaaggagaagaaaaagctCAAGAAACAGATGGATTATGAGCGCCAGGTGGCTTCATTAAAAGCAGCTAATGCTGCCGAAAATGACTTCTCTGTATCCCAGGCAGAGGTGTCCTCCTGACAGGCCATGTTAGAAAATGCATCTGATATCAAGCTGGAAAAATTCAGTATCTCCGACCATGGCAAGGAGTTGTTTGTGAATGCAGATCTGTACATCGTAGTTGTACGCCGCTATGGGCTAGTGGGACCTAACGGCAAGGGCAAGACCACACTCCTCAAGCACATCGCCAACTGTGCCCTGAGCATCCCTCCTAACATTGATGTGCTGCTGTGTGAGCAGGAGGTGGTAGCAGATGAGACACCAGCAGTGCAGGCTGTTCTTCGAGCTGACACCAAGCGATTGAAGCTTCAGGAAGAGGAATGACGACTTCAGGGGCAGCTGGAGCAGGGAGATGACACAGCTGCTGAAAGGCTAGAGAAGGTATATGAGGAATTGCGGGCCACTGGGGCAGCCGCTGCTGAGGCCAAAGCACGACAGATCCTGGCTGGCTTGGGCTTCGACCCTGAGATGCAGAATAGGCCCACACAGAAGTTCTCAGGGGGCTGGCGCATGCGTGTCTCTCTGGCCAGGGCACTGTTCATGGAGCCTACACTGATGATGTTGGATGAACCCACTAATCACCTGGACCTCAATGCTGTTATCTGGCTCAATAACTATCTTCAGGGCTGGCGGAAGACGTTGCTGATTGTCTCCCATGACCAGGGCTTCCTGGATGATGTGTGCACTGATATCATCCATCTTGATGCCCAGCGGCTGCACTACTACAGAGGCAATTACATGACCTTCAAGAAAATGTACCAGCAGAAGCAGAAAGAACTACTGAAGCAATatgagaagcaggaaaaaaagcTAAAGGAGCTAAAGGCTGGTGGCAAGTCCACCAAGCAGGCGGAAAAGCAAACAAAGGAAGCCCTGACTCGAAAACAGCAGAAATGCCGAC AAAACCAAGACGAGGAATCCCAGGAAGCCCCTGAGCTCCTGAAGTGCCCAAAGGAATACACCGTGCGCTTCACTTTCCCAAATCCCCCACCACTcagccctcctgtgctgggtctACATGGTGTGACATTTGCCTATGAAGGGCAGAAGCCACTCTTTAAGAACCTGGATTTTGGCATTGACATGGACTCAAGGATATGCATCGTGGGCCCTAATGGTGTGGGGAAAAGCACACTATTCCTGCTGCTGACTGGCAAGCTGACGCCAACACATGGGGAAATGAGAAAGAACCACCAATTGAAAATTGGCTTCTTCAACCAGCAGTATGCAGAGCAGCTGCACATGGAGGAGACGCCCACTGAGTATCTGCAGCGGAGCTTCAACCTGCCCTACCAGGATGCACTCAAGTGCCTGGGCCGCTCTGGCCTTGAGAGTCATGCACACACCATCCAGATCTGCAGATTCTCTGGTGGTCAGAAAGCCCGAGTTGTGTTTGCAGAGCTGGCCTGTCGGGAGCCTGATGTCCTCATCTTGGATGAGCCAACCAATAACTTGGACATAGAGTCCATTGATGCTTTGGGAGAAGCCATCAATGAATATAAGGGTGCCATGATTGTCGTCAGCCATGATGCCCGACTCATCACAGAAACCAACTGCCAGCTGTGGGTGGTGGAGGAGCAAAGTGTTAGCCAAATTGATGGGGACTTCGAGGACTACAAGCAGGAGGTGTTGGAGGCCCTGGGTGAAGTCATGGTCAACCGACCCGGAGAATGA